One bacterium DNA segment encodes these proteins:
- a CDS encoding DUF2480 family protein, with the protein MELLELKDFSEDGVFFEDDFDKRFKAFDWKQFQDKSVRISACGLEQIPAWVHLLIGIELSRHARKIFFGDSSQPKRIFKREEIDKVE; encoded by the coding sequence GAACTAAAAGACTTCTCCGAAGATGGGGTATTCTTTGAAGATGATTTTGACAAGCGATTCAAGGCTTTCGACTGGAAACAATTCCAAGACAAGTCGGTGCGCATTTCCGCGTGCGGACTTGAACAAATTCCTGCCTGGGTTCACTTGTTGATTGGTATAGAACTTTCCCGACATGCTCGCAAAATTTTTTTTGGTGATTCCAGCCAACCCAAGCGCATATTCAAGCGGGAAGAAATAGATAAGGTGGAATAA
- a CDS encoding 2Fe-2S iron-sulfur cluster binding domain-containing protein — protein MGHKITFLPHNVTVEADNDETVLEVAMANDIELEHNCGGNCCCTTCHIIVREGEQNLSPMEEEEEDRLEECAELTPTSRLGCQCRIHGDVMIEIPERDPFKLDGLEELEGYGNELLSSEQ, from the coding sequence ATGGGTCATAAAATTACATTCTTGCCGCATAACGTCACTGTCGAGGCAGATAACGACGAAACCGTCCTCGAAGTAGCAATGGCAAACGATATTGAATTGGAACATAACTGCGGCGGCAATTGCTGTTGCACAACCTGCCACATCATTGTTCGCGAAGGCGAACAGAATCTCTCGCCGATGGAAGAAGAAGAAGAAGATCGGCTGGAAGAATGCGCCGAACTGACGCCGACCTCGAGGTTGGGGTGCCAGTGCCGGATTCACGGCGATGTGATGATTGAAATTCCTGAGCGCGATCCGTTCAAACTGGATGGCCTTGAGGAGTTGGAAGGTTACGGCAACGAGCTGCTGAGCAGCGAACAGTGA
- a CDS encoding NAD(P)/FAD-dependent oxidoreductase → MKKIYDVVTVGAGPIGLFASFCAVDKKLSAAVVDALPYVGGQLTALYPQKFIFDVAGYPKVTAADLVDQLFRQVTQHEVPVLVNFKVVEMVREPDGEYKLTAEDGRYVHARYVLIAAGAGMISPRKLELEDADQFVGKGFEYVVKNVEDYRDKRVLVIGGGDTALDWANFFTAMSPEVTLIHRSTKFVGFEGSLKRLQKTPCRILTDTKILAIKGDAQVTGATVTNIKDSTVTELAVDRILGCIGFTSKLGFLKEHGFEIADGSIRADKFMRTSVDNIYAIGDISNHPGRIKLISTGFGNVQIALNHIASLVHETSEDETLASFESKVDRPEL, encoded by the coding sequence GTGAAAAAAATCTACGATGTTGTCACGGTAGGCGCAGGTCCGATTGGGCTCTTCGCCTCATTCTGCGCTGTCGACAAGAAGTTATCCGCTGCAGTCGTCGATGCCCTTCCCTATGTCGGCGGACAATTGACAGCGCTTTATCCCCAGAAGTTCATCTTCGACGTGGCCGGTTACCCGAAAGTCACAGCAGCGGACTTAGTTGATCAATTGTTTCGACAAGTCACACAGCACGAAGTCCCGGTGCTCGTCAATTTCAAAGTCGTCGAGATGGTGCGCGAACCCGACGGCGAGTACAAACTCACCGCCGAAGATGGCCGTTACGTCCACGCCCGGTATGTCTTGATCGCTGCCGGAGCGGGAATGATCTCGCCGCGCAAGCTCGAGTTGGAAGACGCTGACCAATTCGTCGGCAAGGGCTTTGAGTATGTCGTCAAAAACGTTGAAGACTATCGCGACAAGCGCGTGCTGGTTATTGGCGGTGGCGATACAGCTCTTGATTGGGCAAATTTCTTTACCGCAATGTCACCGGAAGTGACACTAATCCACCGCAGCACCAAGTTCGTCGGATTTGAAGGTTCTCTTAAGCGCCTTCAGAAAACACCATGCCGAATTCTCACCGACACCAAGATTCTCGCCATCAAAGGCGATGCCCAAGTTACCGGCGCTACCGTAACGAACATCAAAGACAGCACAGTAACCGAACTGGCAGTTGATCGAATTCTTGGCTGTATTGGCTTCACGTCGAAATTGGGATTCCTGAAGGAACACGGCTTTGAGATTGCTGACGGCTCGATTCGCGCAGACAAGTTCATGCGGACCAGCGTCGATAATATCTACGCAATCGGAGATATCTCAAATCATCCCGGACGAATCAAGCTGATTTCAACCGGCTTTGGCAATGTTCAGATTGCGCTGAATCATATCGCGTCGCTGGTGCATGAGACGAGTGAGGATGAAACGCTGGCTTCGTTTGAGTCGAAAGTAGACCGGCCGGAGCTGTAG